One window of Felis catus isolate Fca126 chromosome D4, F.catus_Fca126_mat1.0, whole genome shotgun sequence genomic DNA carries:
- the LOC111557480 gene encoding rRNA 2'-O-methyltransferase fibrillarin-like, translating into MTFARGWRAGGGQRGAGGRTRGARGGQGAARESLGGGGAAAGRLAGGPERRARGPAGFVYGAEAGGAEAEAEARSSRAARRGRPGGGQGGGGRRRPREGRLGCGGGGGGRCGSGVGARAGRPPPRAPSAPAPPA; encoded by the coding sequence ATGACCTTTGCGAGGGGCTGGCGAGCCGGGGGCGGGCAGAGGGGCGCCGGGGGGCGGacgcggggggcgcggggagggcaGGGCGCGGCGCGGGAAAGTTTGGGGGGCGGCGGCGCCGCGGCCGGGAGGCTGGCGGGCGGGCCGGAGCGGCGCGCCCGGGGGCCGGCCGGCTTTGTGTACGGCGCGGAGGCCGGCGGCGCGGAGGCCGAGGCCGAGGCCCGGAGCTCGCGGGCCGCGCGGCGAGGCCGGCCCGGGGGCGGgcagggcggcggggggcggcggcggccccgcGAGGGGCGGCTCGgttgcggcggcggcggcggcggccggtgcgggtcgggggtgggggctcGGGCCGGGCGCCCCCCCCCGCGCGCCCccagcgcccccgcccccccggcctGA